A single region of the Arcobacter lacus genome encodes:
- a CDS encoding TonB-dependent siderophore receptor — MKFSKKIAISTSLSLLLSSSLFATEFNIENGTLENAIKSISKTSNMTYMVDARILDGKKVPKIENIEGVENALKEVLKGTNLEAVIKDNTIVIKKIEGKGTILDAISVNEGYLGSTNSYTVKETSSATKLDLSLKETPQSISIITQKQIEDQNLKDINDILLQTPGVTTIQYGQTGAGYTSYYSRGFKVSNYQRDGIPTTGFGDFVGLEDSAIYEKVEVIRGSTGLTNGTGNPSASINYVRKKPTRDFQGDAKISYGSWDTYKGQLDVSGGLNEDDSIRGRFVATYSDGENQQDRYNKENSLIYGALDFDLSDNTLLTTALTYQKTNIDNATPHGFPFITTDGKKQTTFDRYDNPAADYTYSDTEKLNLSAGLEHYFNDDWKSVVNYSYTKAKNDRVYGVAGSGGIWYNTGLMRVTSGRFESTPETHAIDLYTTGNIKAFEKEHKLSFGVNGYQTKSDDPSYKRVFDNVSISGWNGHVNNPSPIVKNGKTVVDIKEIGAFAALNLELSDPLHLIVGSRITNFERINNKGTSTEQEQKYNAEVIPYLGLVYDINENFATYASYTSIFNPTSTNKDISGNYLDPEEGNTVEFGLKSEFYDGKLNSSIAYFITKQDNLAVTDGSNLTPEGSQAYKSVDGAKIKGWDLTIGGEILPNWDITGGYTYTNAKDQDNNPLNTDIPKHTFKIFNTYQINKLTLGAGVNWQSKIYNSSSTGLAKDLSTQKAYAVVNAMAKYDIKKDFSVTLNANNIFDEEYVLNTSNGAWGAERNYTLSLNYKF; from the coding sequence ATGAAATTTTCTAAAAAAATTGCAATTTCTACTTCTTTATCTCTATTATTAAGTTCTTCGCTTTTTGCAACAGAGTTTAATATAGAAAATGGAACACTTGAAAATGCTATAAAATCTATCTCAAAAACATCAAATATGACATATATGGTTGATGCTCGAATTTTAGATGGGAAAAAAGTTCCTAAAATAGAAAATATTGAAGGTGTTGAAAATGCTTTAAAAGAGGTATTAAAAGGTACAAATCTTGAAGCAGTAATCAAAGATAATACAATTGTTATCAAGAAAATTGAAGGAAAAGGTACTATATTAGATGCTATTTCAGTCAATGAAGGTTATTTAGGTAGCACAAATTCTTATACAGTAAAAGAAACAAGTAGTGCAACAAAACTTGATTTATCTCTAAAAGAAACGCCACAATCTATTTCGATAATTACACAAAAACAAATCGAGGACCAAAATTTAAAAGATATAAATGATATTTTACTTCAAACACCAGGTGTAACAACAATTCAATATGGACAAACAGGAGCAGGATATACTTCATATTATTCAAGAGGATTTAAAGTAAGCAATTATCAAAGAGATGGTATTCCCACTACAGGATTTGGTGATTTTGTAGGTTTAGAAGATTCAGCTATTTATGAAAAAGTAGAAGTAATAAGAGGCTCTACAGGACTTACAAATGGAACTGGAAATCCAAGTGCAAGTATAAATTATGTAAGAAAAAAACCAACAAGAGATTTTCAGGGAGATGCAAAAATATCTTATGGAAGTTGGGATACATATAAAGGACAGTTAGATGTTTCTGGTGGATTAAATGAAGATGATAGTATAAGAGGAAGATTTGTAGCTACTTATAGTGATGGAGAAAATCAACAAGATAGATATAATAAAGAAAATAGCTTAATTTATGGTGCATTAGATTTTGATTTATCTGATAATACTCTTTTAACAACCGCTTTAACTTATCAAAAAACAAATATTGATAATGCAACACCACATGGATTTCCTTTTATAACAACGGATGGTAAAAAACAAACAACATTTGATAGATATGATAATCCTGCTGCAGATTATACATATAGTGATACTGAGAAATTAAATTTATCGGCAGGCTTAGAACATTATTTTAATGATGATTGGAAATCGGTGGTAAATTATTCATATACAAAAGCTAAAAATGATAGAGTTTATGGAGTTGCTGGTTCAGGTGGAATTTGGTATAACACTGGTTTAATGAGGGTAACTTCTGGAAGATTTGAAAGCACACCAGAAACTCATGCTATAGATTTATATACAACAGGTAATATCAAAGCATTTGAAAAGGAACATAAATTATCTTTTGGTGTAAATGGTTATCAAACAAAGTCTGATGACCCCTCTTATAAAAGAGTATTTGATAATGTATCAATTAGTGGTTGGAATGGACATGTAAATAATCCATCTCCAATAGTAAAAAATGGAAAAACGGTTGTAGATATAAAAGAAATTGGAGCTTTTGCTGCTTTAAATTTAGAATTATCTGATCCTTTACATCTTATAGTTGGAAGTAGAATAACTAACTTTGAAAGAATAAATAATAAAGGAACTTCGACAGAGCAAGAACAAAAATATAATGCTGAAGTTATCCCTTATTTAGGTTTAGTTTATGATATAAATGAAAATTTTGCTACTTATGCAAGTTACACATCTATATTTAATCCAACATCTACAAATAAAGATATAAGTGGTAATTACCTTGATCCAGAAGAGGGAAATACTGTTGAATTTGGATTAAAATCGGAGTTTTATGATGGAAAGCTAAATAGCAGTATTGCTTACTTTATAACAAAACAAGATAATTTAGCTGTTACTGATGGTTCAAATTTAACACCAGAAGGTTCTCAAGCTTATAAAAGTGTTGATGGAGCAAAAATTAAAGGTTGGGATTTAACTATTGGTGGAGAAATTTTACCAAATTGGGATATTACAGGTGGGTATACTTATACAAACGCTAAAGATCAGGATAATAATCCTTTAAATACAGATATTCCAAAACATACATTTAAAATATTTAACACTTATCAAATAAATAAATTAACTTTAGGTGCAGGAGTAAATTGGCAAAGTAAAATTTATAATTCTTCTTCAACAGGTTTAGCAAAAGATTTAAGTACTCAAAAAGCTTATGCAGTAGTTAATGCTATGGCAAAATATGATATTAAAAAAGATTTTAGTGTTACTTTAAATGCTAATAATATTTTTGATGAAGAATACGTACTTAATACTTCAAATGGAGCATGGGGTGCTGAAAGAAATTATACTTTATCTTTAAACTATAAATTCTAA
- a CDS encoding RrF2 family transcriptional regulator — MKVSKKTDYALRALFAIAEADNLISIRELSESVDVPRRFLENIMLEMNRAGWVKSIPGRYGGYVLAKGSDEITLGEVIRYFEGMIAMISCVSVSNYEPCSQEGKCYFRRVFLNIRNLTAQILDKTTIASCLGQAPVTKEDVYKEEFIGGLGI, encoded by the coding sequence ATGAAAGTTTCAAAAAAGACAGATTATGCGTTAAGAGCTTTGTTTGCAATAGCAGAAGCTGACAATTTAATTTCTATAAGAGAACTATCGGAATCAGTTGATGTTCCAAGAAGATTTTTAGAAAATATTATGCTTGAAATGAATAGAGCAGGTTGGGTAAAGAGTATTCCTGGTCGTTATGGTGGTTATGTTTTAGCAAAAGGTTCTGATGAAATAACTTTAGGTGAAGTAATAAGATATTTTGAAGGTATGATTGCTATGATATCTTGTGTTTCGGTATCAAATTATGAACCATGTAGCCAAGAAGGAAAGTGTTATTTTAGAAGAGTATTTTTAAATATTAGAAATTTAACAGCACAAATTCTTGATAAAACAACAATAGCTTCTTGTTTAGGACAAGCTCCTGTTACGAAAGAAGATGTTTATAAAGAAGAATTTATCGGTGGATTGGGTATTTAA
- a CDS encoding PepSY-associated TM helix domain-containing protein, whose protein sequence is MIKQLTKQEEKKLFNQRLQRVHIALGISFSFIMYIALFFGIFAIMLPYIQNWENSSKHIKITDISTIDYTKMVDRVLNDSDFPKAKPITITLPGYMKDPTLKISTQFVAPKVFDPNTSLEIKEETKVFELAKFLNYMHYGKPFGEFGWYVFGFMAVACIVLMIGGLYQILILKYKNSTTSQTGTFSKWHRKILLWTVLPFFIITITGAFFNLGKKFAPAMAYVVTKGEIYEPYKLIGPVYNIPEPRKKKQNDSVQMLSMNELLKIAQNIAPNIDFHRIKLTNWGDSAAMAKLEGYNPYMPFLNGYSNKPNVILSGVDGSLIYEQKVLEKNWGSIFYDSMVYIHLLFIADDFTRLFIAFLMIVTLLAIGFGNLLYLEKRARKFPLNIPAYQGLGKLSLAVMIGAIPATGLLFFLQWLLPFDMENRSLIQQGFFATLWVSTFTYSFYKLNSYQTAKEFLYLGGILFALSPISHFINSGFSLVKLWKEELYTVFAVDVGLFIFGLILLVIAYKLPTQREKIQKFWTSRGVK, encoded by the coding sequence ATGATAAAACAATTAACAAAACAAGAAGAAAAAAAACTATTTAATCAAAGACTTCAAAGAGTGCATATTGCACTTGGAATTAGTTTTTCTTTTATTATGTATATTGCACTATTTTTTGGAATATTTGCAATAATGCTTCCATATATACAAAATTGGGAAAACTCTTCAAAACATATAAAAATTACTGATATTTCAACTATTGATTATACAAAAATGGTAGATAGAGTTTTAAATGACTCTGATTTTCCAAAAGCTAAACCAATAACTATAACTCTTCCAGGATATATGAAAGATCCAACTTTAAAAATATCAACACAGTTTGTTGCACCAAAAGTTTTTGATCCAAATACTTCTTTAGAGATAAAAGAAGAAACAAAAGTTTTTGAACTTGCAAAATTTTTAAATTATATGCATTATGGAAAACCATTTGGAGAATTTGGTTGGTATGTTTTTGGATTTATGGCTGTTGCCTGTATTGTTCTAATGATAGGAGGACTTTATCAAATCCTAATTTTAAAATATAAAAATAGTACAACAAGTCAAACAGGAACATTTTCAAAATGGCATAGGAAAATTTTACTTTGGACAGTGTTACCATTTTTTATTATCACAATAACAGGGGCTTTTTTTAATCTTGGTAAAAAATTTGCTCCAGCAATGGCTTATGTAGTTACAAAAGGTGAAATTTATGAACCTTATAAATTGATTGGACCAGTTTATAATATACCTGAACCAAGAAAAAAGAAACAAAATGATAGTGTACAAATGCTTTCTATGAATGAATTACTTAAAATTGCTCAAAATATAGCCCCAAATATTGATTTTCATAGAATAAAACTTACTAATTGGGGTGATTCAGCTGCTATGGCAAAGCTTGAGGGATATAATCCTTATATGCCATTTTTAAATGGTTATTCAAATAAGCCAAATGTAATTTTAAGTGGAGTTGATGGTAGTTTAATATATGAACAAAAAGTTTTAGAAAAAAATTGGGGTTCAATATTTTATGACAGTATGGTATATATTCATCTTCTTTTTATTGCAGATGATTTTACAAGACTTTTTATAGCATTTCTTATGATAGTAACACTTTTGGCTATAGGTTTTGGAAATTTACTGTATTTAGAAAAAAGAGCTAGAAAATTTCCTTTAAATATTCCTGCTTATCAAGGTTTAGGGAAACTCTCACTTGCTGTTATGATTGGAGCAATTCCTGCAACTGGATTATTATTCTTTTTACAATGGTTACTTCCTTTTGATATGGAAAATAGAAGTTTGATTCAACAAGGATTTTTTGCAACTCTTTGGGTATCAACATTTACCTATTCATTTTATAAATTAAACTCTTATCAAACTGCTAAAGAGTTTTTATATCTTGGTGGAATTTTATTCGCTTTAAGTCCAATAAGCCACTTTATAAATAGTGGATTTAGTTTAGTTAAACTTTGGAAAGAAGAGCTTTATACTGTTTTTGCAGTTGATGTTGGTTTATTTATTTTTGGATTAATTTTATTAGTAATAGCTTATAAACTACCAACACAAAGAGAAAAAATTCAAAAATTTTGGACGTCAAGAGGTGTTAAATGA
- the typA gene encoding translational GTPase TypA: MRDIRNIAVIAHVDHGKTTLVDELLKQSGTFSSHQNVEERVMDSNAIEKERGITILSKNTAVDYEGVRINIIDTPGHADFGGEVERVLKMVDSVLLLVDAQEGVMPQTKFVVKKALSLGHRPIVVVNKIDKPAAEPDRVVDEVFDLFAQMDATEEQLEFPVIYAAARDGYARFDANDGNMDLKPLFETILKEVPKPIGADENGLQLQVFTLDYDNFIGKIGIARIFNGTISQGETVLLCKADGEKVKGRVSKLIGFKGLERVEIKTAGAGDIVAVAGFETIDVGDSLCDPTNPMPLDPMHIEEPTLSVTFAVNDSPLAGTEGKFVTSNKIDERLKAEMNTNIAMNYEQIGEGKFKVNGRGELQITILAENMRREGFEFCIGRPEVIIREENGVKMEPFEHLVIDTPDEFSGAIIEKLGKRKANMTNMVPMGQGYTRLEFEIPARGLIGIRTEFLTETKGEGVMNHSFLEFRPYSGTVESRKYGALVSMENGEALAYSIFNLQDRGVMFVKPQDKVYIGMVIGQHAKDNDLDVNPIKGKQQSNVRSSGADEAIKLIPPRLMSLENALEWIEDDELVEVTPLSVRVRKRELDPTVRKRTAKKEKNA; this comes from the coding sequence ATGAGAGACATTAGAAATATAGCCGTAATCGCACACGTTGACCACGGTAAAACAACATTAGTTGATGAATTATTAAAACAATCGGGTACTTTTTCATCTCACCAAAATGTAGAAGAAAGAGTAATGGATAGTAATGCTATCGAAAAAGAAAGAGGGATTACAATTCTTTCAAAAAATACAGCAGTTGATTATGAAGGTGTAAGAATTAACATCATTGACACTCCAGGACACGCCGATTTTGGTGGAGAAGTTGAGAGGGTTTTAAAAATGGTTGATTCAGTTTTACTTCTTGTTGATGCACAAGAAGGAGTAATGCCACAAACAAAATTCGTTGTTAAAAAAGCACTATCTTTAGGACATAGACCAATCGTTGTTGTAAATAAAATTGATAAACCAGCAGCAGAGCCTGATAGAGTTGTTGATGAGGTATTTGACCTTTTTGCTCAAATGGATGCAACAGAAGAACAATTAGAATTCCCAGTTATTTATGCAGCTGCAAGAGATGGATATGCAAGATTTGATGCAAATGATGGGAATATGGATTTAAAACCACTATTTGAAACAATTTTAAAAGAAGTTCCAAAACCAATTGGTGCTGATGAAAATGGTTTACAACTTCAAGTATTTACACTTGATTATGATAATTTCATTGGGAAAATTGGTATTGCTAGAATTTTTAATGGAACAATTTCTCAAGGTGAAACAGTTTTACTTTGTAAAGCAGATGGTGAAAAAGTAAAAGGAAGAGTATCTAAACTTATTGGATTTAAAGGTTTAGAAAGAGTTGAAATTAAAACAGCAGGAGCAGGAGATATCGTTGCAGTTGCTGGATTTGAAACAATTGATGTTGGTGATTCATTATGTGATCCAACAAATCCTATGCCACTTGACCCAATGCACATCGAAGAACCAACACTTTCTGTTACTTTTGCTGTAAATGATTCTCCACTTGCAGGAACTGAAGGTAAATTTGTAACTTCAAATAAAATTGATGAAAGATTAAAAGCTGAAATGAACACTAATATTGCGATGAATTATGAGCAAATTGGTGAAGGTAAATTTAAAGTAAACGGAAGAGGTGAGCTTCAAATTACTATTTTAGCTGAGAATATGAGAAGAGAAGGTTTTGAGTTTTGTATAGGAAGACCTGAAGTTATCATTAGAGAAGAAAATGGTGTAAAAATGGAACCATTTGAGCACTTAGTTATTGATACTCCAGATGAATTTTCAGGTGCTATTATTGAAAAACTTGGAAAAAGAAAAGCTAATATGACAAATATGGTACCAATGGGGCAAGGATATACAAGATTAGAGTTTGAAATTCCTGCAAGAGGATTAATTGGTATTAGAACAGAATTTTTAACAGAAACAAAAGGTGAGGGTGTTATGAATCACTCATTCTTAGAGTTTAGACCATATTCTGGAACAGTTGAATCAAGAAAATATGGAGCTTTAGTTTCTATGGAAAATGGTGAAGCACTTGCATACTCAATCTTTAACTTACAAGATAGGGGAGTAATGTTCGTAAAACCTCAAGATAAAGTATATATCGGAATGGTAATTGGACAACATGCAAAAGATAATGATTTAGATGTAAATCCTATAAAAGGGAAACAACAATCAAACGTAAGATCTAGTGGTGCAGATGAAGCAATTAAATTAATTCCACCAAGACTTATGTCTTTAGAAAATGCTTTAGAGTGGATTGAAGATGATGAACTAGTTGAAGTTACACCTCTTTCTGTAAGAGTTAGAAAAAGAGAACTTGATCCAACAGTAAGAAAAAGAACAGCAAAAAAAGAAAAGAATGCTTAA
- a CDS encoding alpha-E domain-containing protein, with product MEQLLTTNVANNLYWFGRYLERVEATLIETIFHFDKIIDIDKNSGKDFYKKLGIDIEYEDAKDFLKVSIFGEHDANIYKLISYAKENAIISRSNIDTEAFGSVIELAELLKHSSHTKFSIDCRFIEYILSLISQIWGELTRREKRDTSDYFIRLGKFVEKVDFHLRVGNDKEFSLVVIEEIDKIATILAPNAKFKTYDENDTYEAILNSVNSKINKIIVGEE from the coding sequence ATGGAACAATTGCTTACAACAAATGTTGCAAATAATCTTTATTGGTTTGGAAGATATTTAGAAAGAGTTGAAGCTACTTTGATAGAGACAATTTTTCATTTTGATAAAATAATAGATATAGATAAAAATTCTGGAAAAGATTTTTATAAAAAATTGGGAATTGACATAGAATATGAAGATGCAAAAGATTTTTTAAAAGTTTCTATTTTTGGAGAACACGATGCAAATATCTATAAATTGATATCTTATGCAAAAGAAAATGCAATTATAAGTCGTTCAAATATTGATACAGAAGCCTTTGGTTCTGTTATTGAACTAGCAGAATTATTAAAACATTCAAGTCATACAAAGTTTAGTATTGATTGTAGATTTATCGAATATATCTTATCTTTAATTAGCCAAATTTGGGGAGAACTTACAAGAAGAGAAAAAAGAGATACTAGTGATTATTTTATTAGATTAGGGAAGTTTGTTGAAAAAGTAGATTTTCATCTAAGAGTTGGAAATGATAAAGAATTTTCTTTAGTTGTAATAGAAGAAATAGATAAAATTGCTACTATACTTGCCCCAAATGCAAAGTTTAAAACTTATGATGAAAATGATACTTATGAGGCAATTTTAAATTCAGTTAATTCAAAAATAAATAAAATAATAGTTGGAGAAGAATGA
- a CDS encoding M14 family metallopeptidase, with protein MEKIEILRIESLSREPLVVEGYLFKGTNPKAPKIAIIGAMGGDSILPLYCASTLVDFFNNKVKKEKIKGDIFIIPSINHYALNIGKRYWPLDNTDINMMFPGYEEGETTQRIAKKVFDALNGYDYGIILERRHDTAVCLPYIKLYKSGYEDLEAAKKFGFKLIHHRVMKSIDSVTLQYNWQLWGTKAFSIICPSINQVDKKTANQINQAIIRFMDKTKILNYHIFNGYESTVMDRKIINVVKAPKSGIFIPTEVPGNYVSKNQIIGEVVHSLEGNVIHQFLAPCNGMITCYYSNSLIFENAVAFRIAKIG; from the coding sequence GTGGAAAAAATTGAAATCCTAAGAATAGAATCATTAAGTAGAGAACCTTTAGTTGTAGAAGGGTATTTATTTAAAGGTACAAATCCAAAAGCACCAAAAATTGCAATAATTGGGGCAATGGGAGGAGATTCAATTCTTCCTTTATATTGTGCTTCAACTTTAGTTGATTTTTTTAATAATAAAGTAAAAAAAGAGAAAATAAAAGGAGATATATTTATCATACCTTCTATAAATCATTATGCTTTAAATATTGGGAAAAGATATTGGCCTTTAGATAATACAGATATAAATATGATGTTTCCAGGATATGAAGAGGGAGAAACAACACAAAGAATTGCAAAAAAAGTTTTTGATGCTCTTAATGGTTATGATTATGGAATTATCTTAGAAAGACGACATGATACAGCAGTTTGTTTACCTTATATAAAATTATATAAAAGTGGATATGAAGATTTGGAAGCAGCTAAAAAATTTGGTTTTAAATTAATTCACCATAGAGTTATGAAATCAATTGATAGTGTTACTTTGCAATATAATTGGCAACTTTGGGGAACAAAAGCTTTTTCTATTATTTGTCCAAGTATTAATCAAGTAGATAAAAAAACTGCAAATCAAATAAATCAAGCAATTATTAGATTTATGGATAAAACAAAGATTTTGAATTATCATATATTTAATGGATATGAATCAACAGTAATGGATAGAAAAATAATAAATGTAGTTAAAGCACCTAAAAGTGGTATATTTATTCCAACAGAAGTACCTGGGAATTATGTATCGAAAAATCAAATAATTGGTGAAGTTGTACACTCTTTAGAAGGCAATGTTATTCATCAATTTTTAGCACCATGTAATGGAATGATTACTTGTTATTACTCAAATTCTTTGATTTTTGAAAATGCAGTTGCGTTTAGAATTGCAAAAATTGGCTAA
- a CDS encoding M14 family metallopeptidase, whose protein sequence is MITKEIFKSNLPVGEKLSIKRSRFEPEGSYKNGEKLKRISIVSGIHGDELEGQFVIFLLAQWLNNNSDKLRGIVDIYPAVNSLGVDTITRGFPLYDVDLNRTFPGDVNDFLPGQVVYALAQDVKGSDIAIDIHSSNIFLREIPQIRINKEFSKDTLPLAKELNCDFIWIHDAVTVLEATFSHTMNSMGTKTLVVEMGVGMRLTKEYGEQLLIGILNLMKKEKIIECDEDFDVRKPFSSEVGGVFYLNAPKSGLFVPALDHCAIIQKGIKIGDIVDPLTGTVLATLTAPNNGILFTLREYPVVYEGSLIARIFGVNSGKN, encoded by the coding sequence ATGATTACAAAAGAAATTTTTAAATCAAATTTACCAGTTGGAGAAAAACTATCTATAAAAAGAAGTAGATTTGAACCAGAAGGTAGTTATAAAAATGGTGAAAAACTTAAAAGAATTTCTATTGTTAGTGGAATTCATGGAGATGAACTAGAAGGGCAGTTTGTTATTTTTCTTTTAGCTCAATGGTTAAATAATAATAGTGATAAATTAAGAGGAATAGTAGATATTTATCCTGCTGTTAATTCCCTTGGAGTTGATACTATTACAAGAGGATTTCCTTTATATGATGTTGATTTAAATAGAACTTTTCCTGGAGATGTAAATGACTTTCTTCCAGGACAAGTTGTATATGCCTTAGCACAAGATGTAAAAGGAAGTGATATAGCTATTGATATTCATTCAAGTAATATTTTTTTAAGAGAAATACCTCAAATTAGAATAAATAAAGAGTTTTCAAAAGATACATTACCTCTTGCAAAAGAACTTAATTGTGATTTTATTTGGATTCATGATGCTGTTACTGTTTTAGAAGCTACTTTTTCTCACACTATGAATTCAATGGGAACAAAAACGCTTGTTGTTGAAATGGGCGTTGGTATGAGACTTACAAAAGAGTATGGTGAACAACTTTTAATAGGAATTTTGAATCTTATGAAAAAAGAAAAAATCATAGAGTGTGATGAAGATTTTGATGTAAGAAAACCATTTAGTTCTGAAGTGGGAGGAGTATTTTATTTAAATGCTCCTAAAAGTGGTTTGTTTGTACCTGCTCTTGATCATTGTGCAATTATTCAAAAAGGTATTAAAATAGGTGATATTGTTGATCCTTTGACTGGAACTGTACTTGCGACATTAACTGCACCAAATAATGGAATATTATTTACATTAAGAGAATATCCTGTTGTTTATGAAGGATCTTTAATAGCTAGAATATTTGGAGTTAATAGTGGAAAAAATTGA
- a CDS encoding circularly permuted type 2 ATP-grasp protein produces the protein MLEIENAKKELFWKIFFKQNRLLIDEFQKYMDKFAVNFNLYKDGNFIERSLPFDVIPRIIDSKEFDKIDKGLSQRIKALNLFLEDLYTEKKIIKDKVIPEEFIFQAKGYLKELNGFSPNKKIRTHINGIDLVKDTITNDWVILEDNLRVPSGASYPLSIRDTYRKIYSDFFEELKIKPIKGYPQILENAMNYVSCGGINVVLTPGRFNSAYYEHAYLAKKIGAQLVRNDELIVKNKVLYFKNYDGNLVKVGAVYRRLDDEFLDPKFFNSESLIGVSGIMEAYLAGNVAIMNAPGNGVADDKGIYYFVPKMIKYYLGEEPILNNAPTYLPYFEKDKKYIFENIHKLVIKDVAEAGGYGVMFGHTMTDIQINDLKTIIASNPRRFIAQELIEFYDEECYINDEIVARKADFRAYVVMADEPKVWQCGLTRYAMEAGNYLVNSSQGGGFKDTWVMEA, from the coding sequence ATGCTAGAAATAGAAAATGCAAAAAAAGAACTATTTTGGAAAATATTTTTTAAACAAAATAGATTACTAATAGACGAGTTCCAAAAATATATGGATAAGTTTGCTGTAAATTTCAATCTTTATAAAGATGGAAATTTTATAGAGAGGTCTCTTCCTTTTGATGTTATTCCTCGAATTATTGACTCAAAAGAGTTTGATAAAATAGACAAAGGTTTATCTCAAAGAATAAAAGCTTTAAATCTTTTTTTAGAAGATTTATATACTGAAAAAAAAATTATCAAAGACAAAGTAATTCCAGAAGAGTTTATTTTTCAAGCCAAAGGTTATTTGAAAGAACTTAATGGATTCTCTCCCAATAAAAAAATCAGAACACACATAAATGGTATAGATTTAGTAAAAGATACAATTACAAATGATTGGGTTATCTTAGAAGATAATTTAAGAGTTCCAAGTGGTGCTAGTTATCCTTTATCTATTAGAGATACATATAGAAAAATTTATTCAGATTTTTTTGAAGAATTAAAAATAAAACCAATAAAAGGGTACCCTCAAATTCTAGAAAATGCTATGAATTATGTAAGTTGTGGAGGAATAAATGTAGTTTTAACTCCAGGAAGATTTAATTCAGCATATTATGAACACGCTTATTTGGCAAAAAAAATAGGTGCCCAACTTGTAAGAAATGATGAATTAATTGTAAAAAATAAAGTTTTATACTTTAAAAACTATGATGGAAATTTAGTAAAAGTAGGAGCTGTTTATAGAAGATTGGATGATGAGTTTTTAGATCCAAAATTTTTCAATTCTGAGAGTTTAATTGGTGTATCTGGCATCATGGAGGCATATTTAGCTGGAAATGTAGCAATTATGAATGCTCCTGGAAATGGAGTTGCTGATGATAAAGGAATCTATTATTTTGTTCCAAAAATGATTAAATATTATTTGGGAGAAGAACCTATTTTAAATAATGCTCCAACATATTTACCATATTTTGAAAAAGATAAAAAATATATTTTTGAAAATATTCATAAACTTGTTATTAAAGATGTTGCAGAAGCTGGTGGTTATGGAGTAATGTTTGGACATACAATGACAGATATTCAAATAAATGATTTAAAAACAATCATAGCTTCAAATCCAAGAAGATTTATTGCACAAGAGTTAATAGAGTTCTATGATGAAGAGTGTTATATCAATGATGAAATAGTTGCAAGAAAAGCAGATTTTAGAGCTTATGTTGTGATGGCTGATGAACCAAAAGTTTGGCAATGTGGCTTAACAAGATATGCAATGGAAGCTGGAAATTATTTGGTAAATTCATCTCAAGGTGGTGGATTTAAAGATACTTGGGTAATGGAGGCTTAA